The sequence actaaGCATACATTAAGGACGCATGTTACATGAATTGTAGAAGACTGAAAGGAAACATATTAGGTACTTAAATATCCGTTCCGCGCAGATTGCAAGGAAAGCCTCGGTTTTATTATAGGTATGTAATTAGAATTAAGCAATGGGAGCTTCGAGAGGTGTAAGCAATAgcggtaataaactatagaggacgattatCGCTGAATCCATGGTTTATAACCTCTTTTGTGTAAACCTGTAGGGTAAGACGCGGCAAGATGTGCACCCTAAGCATGCTCCTTAATACTTTTTCAGCAAGCATGCCTTTCTATATTACAATACGACAGTTCTTTTTTGTTGCATCTTACCTAACATAGGAACGGTATCAAATGTGAAACAACTGAAACTCTGTGTTTAACTGGTTCAAATATACTACGGGGCAAGATGAGATAATATTATGTTAGTGTCAAATCTTTTGTTGGACTATAATTCAACAGTGTGCGGGGTTATTTAGAGACAAAAAGACATAATAACGATCAAACTAAGGGGAGTTCACCTTTCCCCGGGTGGTGATCTAGCCCCATCCTCTCTTGTTAATGACATTATCAGATGTTATTTGTACTTTTAAACTGTACCTAGGAACATAACTGAATCCCATGAACACATTAATTCATTCATACTCTAAAACTTTTCCAAATAGGGGAACTTTTCCTACTCTTCAACTCATAGCTCCTATACTGCCGCTataccgcaagtcgagcacatctgtatatggagccccatatacagatgtgctcgacttgcggttagcggcagtatattaatcccatcaaaaacaaagaaatgaaaagCAGTTTGTCTCATGCTTATGACTTATTCTGCAAAAAGAAGCAATGAAATTGGTGCCTTATTCCGCTGTTTCGATTTTGCCACTGTGAGATAAATATAGAAATCACTAAATACTCTActttgtggcaaattttcatttatGTTTTCCTACCCGAAAaactataatttcactccaaaaacaaataaaagtcTAGAAAATCCATAGTgtcatataccaatcgactcagcgatttgaacaaatgtctgtatgTTCGTGTGAATGTGCCACGAAAAACATTAAACATCATTTTACCCATATTCGCTatctattttaattggatttggattggatttggattgaatttggattggatttggattggatttggattggatttggattggatttggattggatttggattggattgggattggattctaattagatttggattggatttggtcgatttggataggattaagattgagtttggattgcaattgattttgattttgatttggattggatttggattggtttgattgatttgattgatttgattgatttggattgatttggattggatttgattgatttggattgatttggattgatttggattgatttggattggatttggattggatttggattgatttggattgatttgaattggatttggcttgattttgaattgaatttggattggatttggattcgatttggattggatttggattggatttggattgatttggattgatttggattggatttggattgaatttggattggatttggattggatttggcttggatttggattggatttggattgcttcgaaatagctcaataatatcaaatgttgattagatagcaaaatgagacaTGAAGCAATTAGCTACATCTAGCGCACCATAAAAGGCAAATGATAGTCGCCAACGACCAAAAATAGGTTTaggaacttgtcataagacaaatttgtacaatcccatttaattccaccacttaattgtaccttgacagatacgtatttcgacctcaacagtaaagtcgtcttcagtgtctcgtactgttgagatcgaaatacatatctgtcaaggtacaattaaatggtgggattgtacaaactcgtcttatgacaaatgaagacattccactaaaaagctcaaaatatttttcttaaaggTTTAGGAAGCCAAATGGCAGAGAGAGGGACATAGCTTGGCTTTGGACAGGTGGACCCACCGTTTAGTTCCAAGTATTCCTGTATTATTAGACCTCATGGAGAGTTAAACTTTGTCTGGTACTAGTTCTAACCGGTCACGGATGTTTCAGATGGTATACATGAAAATCTGTTCACCTGTCCCCGGTGCGAAGCATAGAAGAGTGCGATGTTGGAAATATGCGAAATGGACACCACCACCGAAAATATCGTGGGATGAGCCAGAACGCAAGAACAGTGGAGTGCTGTTGCAAGAGTGACAGACCAAGCAGAccatccaccgccggggactagtTGAGTAGATTATGGCGTGCGAAGTCTCCGGTTTTAGGTCGGCAGGGCACAATTGAGCTGGAAGCTATATCCAACCGGCATCTTTGGATCTACCTCGGCACTCATCCAGTCgcccgttgaagtgagaaagtgTTCAGGACTTGCTCTGATCTATGAATACGCTGACCAGGTTAAAGAGGTAGTGCTGGTAACGTAGTAGCTTTCCACAGATGCGGGCCGTCAGTATCGGGGTTCGACAAATGAAGATTTTAAAGCACGTGAGTGCAAGTTGGAGTGGGTGTGGACGTTAAAAGATGTAGAATACCAAATTTTCGGAGCGTTCGAGCGGAAAATACTGCGCTCAATATTTGACAGCTTGATGGAAATAGGTGAATAGCACAGGCGCATGAATCAGGAGTTGTACCAAGTGTAAAAAATGCAGACATCGGCAGGcggataaaatacggcagattacAGTGAGCTGGACATTTAGTGTGTACGCCAGAAGAGAGACCAGTGAAAATAATGTAGAGCATCAGAGAACACAGAATAGCAGAGAATCTGCAAGAGGACGTCTGTTCCGGGGTAGACCCGCACTCACTGGCTGTGTGTAATCGAGGAAAATGCGCGTACATCCGGTGTGCAGGGGGACAGGGGAATGGCGGGCCTAAGATCGAGCGCACTGGAATATTACGTTACATTCGGTTTAGTTCCAGACAACACGGAGTGTACGGTTATCATAGGTAGGTAGGGGTAGTCTGTTTCAAAACATTTGTATGAATTTTCTTATTTCAGCTCAAGTTTAATAACCAGCAGTTCAAAGCCATGAAAATGTGCGAGTCGCTGATCTCTCAATTGAGCGAGGAATATTAAAATTTATATACTTTATATTTTGTAGGGGAAGCAGTTGGTACATATTGAGCAAATTATCTTTGTCTCTAATTGCTTGTTGGAATTAATGACAGTGAAAATGTCCCCCATCCTTCTTTTAGAGTGTGTTTCCTGCTCAGCGCTCAAGCTTATGTTGCGTTGATGAAGTGTATTATCAAAGTTCACATGGTGTGATGTGCAGATTTTTGTGGCATCAGTGACAAAATGATCGAGTAATTGCTCTTTCCCTATCGGCCACTACCAAAGTCACGTGGATCTACCGTGAGGGGACACTTGAACTAAAAATACCAACTTTTCCTTAACCGTGAATAAAGCCGGATCAGGATTCTCTATTTAATATTGCAAGCATGGATCTAAGTTCATTTAGGAAGATTCTCGACTCTAAAGGCATCATTTTCACAATGCATTCAATGGCACACAAAGAAAATCTCCAAATAATATTACTGTGGTAATGCTGATCTGATCACTAAATAAAACGGCCGGCCATGTTGTGCCAAGGAACGTAGAACCATGAAtaaataaagatacaaaaaaatatattttgtcgTTTTCATTTTATGCTGTCTCAGCTTGGTAGTTTTTTGTGCAAAAGAGTCATACGTACAAAGCGATTAGAAAGTTGCATTATCATCCATAGCACACATGGCATTAACATTAGTAACTAATTAATCACATTTGAACAGCGTGCTGATTATAAGCTAAGCAGATTATTTGAATCCAAGTGATTCCTAATTCTGGTTTATAAAGTAAATCATAACTCTACAGATATGTATGTACAAGTGAACGATGTTAGTACATGTGCTGAAGCAGAAAATCTACAAATTGCTATAGCTGTATTTTCGTTGGCGATGAGTGTTGGGATAGCCGGGAATGTATGATTCAAGCACCAGCGAGGACACAGCTACATTAGAAAGCAGAGGAGATTTCATATTAATACCTGAGCTAGCGAGCGTTGCTCGGCGTTCTTCTCGCACGTGACCATTGGTTTTGACATCGGCTGCGTTTTCTGTAAAAACGTAAGTCTTTAGTTTGTGATATTTTCatttaataaaacaaaaactttATAAGATCTATTAGTTCTTGAACTGAATATACTAACGAACAATAGAAATACAAGCTCGAAAATACTCTTGCTATACTAACCGCAATCCCAGGCTGGTTGCGCCAATGGTTGGTGCGTAGAGTCCTTCAGCACTGCGTCCGAGTTATCATCTTTCACGCATCGTATTAAGAACATTGTGGATGCACCAAAAAGAGGAGGAATACCCGCCAGAATGAGAGGCAGTTTGTATGAGCCAGTGTGATCGTATAGCATCCCAGCTACCGGTGGTCCTATGGTCAGAGGTACCGAGCACAAACCCAACAGAAATCCGATGGCTTGCGTTGCACCTCGTGGCCCGCAGAGATCATATGCGATTGGTCCCAACAGCGAGATGAAGCATCCATCGAAGAGACCCATAGCCAATGCTATTACTAGTAACAAGGTAAACGAACCCGTCGCTGGAAGACACATTGTCATCGTCCCGATCAGCACAAATGCAATCTGCTGAAGTAGCACTCGATTTATTCCTGGAAGGTCGGCTATGAAGCCGAAAATCAGACGACCCAGTCCGGAGGTAATTCCGATGCACATGACCGGCAGATTTTCACCCTCCCCAGGAAACGAGTCCAATACAAACTTGCCCATATGAACATATGGAACAAAGTATCCGAAGAGAGCAATCGGGATGGACAGAGCCCAGATGAtatatttcttctttttccaaTTGTCAAAATTGATGAATGATCGCAAGACGGTGTTTAATCGCGATCGACCCGGTTTCACCCGTGGTGGTGGTTGAATTGGCTGAAGCGGTTTGTACAGCAGCGCGCAAAATATCACAAAGCTTGATATCACAGATAGAACACGGAATGATGTCGCCAGTCCCGTTTCCTGCACCAACTTGTTCAGCAGCACCGGCATGATTGCAGTGAACACACTAGAACCTGCCGTTACGATTCCGTTCACCATGCCTAGATATTTCTTAAAGTAATGGCCCAAGATTGCCAGAGATGGTGTGTACGCCAGCGCAGCACCCAGCCCGAACATGATACCGTAGGTGAAATACAGTGCGGAAACATTGTTAGTGAAGAACGACGACAGGAACATTCCACCACAAGTAAGCACGCCTCCAATCAGGGTCGTTAACCGAAGACCGATTTTGTCCGTAAGGATGCCGGACACCGGCGACAGCAGGAAGGTTGTGCCAATAGTGAGGGAGCCAACGAGAGctgtaaaaaatagaaaaaaaacactGGTCAATAGTTATTTGCTattaaatataattttcaaaaaatctagtAATAAACCGAAAtctcttcattttttatttgaacTGCAATTCAACCTTTGCGTTCGCAACCTCTTTTCCGAGCATTTATcggaaattcaataaaaaaaaactgttgaaaatgcaaaagaaattcttcgaatattTGGAAACAATGGTGTTGAAATTCGAATCATTTTTGGAAATCCTTGCAACTCTAAAACATTTGCGTTAGACCTCAATTTCTGTTGGAAGTTTTGAATAAGTTTCGTGGGATATTCAGtcgaatttcttatggaaactCGAAAGATTGTTTCTTGTAAAcactgaattttctttggaactGTATTGGAACATTCAACGAAAACTCGAGTTTTTTTGGAAATGAGAagaaaattccgttggaaatacttttgattcgaaaattccattggaaattcttttgataCGAATAATCAACATTCCTTCgaatcaaaagaatttccgttgATAATTCATAACGAttcccgttggaaattcgaacacTGTGGATGACAAGTATAGGACAACTGTACTGGAACTGGATTCACACCATGGACGTAGACCACATCCCCAATGACGCGACGCTTGGATATACGGTTAGGAAAGTGAAGAATGACTcgacaagtcatttggccgacggCGGCGGTGTGACGGCGTGAATCAGCGTGGCTATATTTTATCGGATTTGATTCTCGAACCTTTTCATGATTCCACGGATCTTTtctgaaattgaaaatattttttttgaaattcctcgtgaaatgcttcggaatttccttggaaaatctttgaaaaaaataatcagaattATCTCGGAAAACTGTAACGAGTTCCCTCTGATAGTTATTCTGAACTCTTTCCGAAAATTCTACGGAGTTTCCTTGCAATATTCATTGgattttcctcaggaaattcttcggagcttccacggaaaattcttacaaatttccttgaaaaatgcTTTAGAATTTCCCCGGTAAGTTTatgtggcctttttcaagggaaaagcgATTGATCAATGTTTCCCTTGAAAACATCCGTGAAAAACGAGATCCGTTTAATGGTTTTTAAGACTAAGATAGCCGCAACTTCTCAGAAACCTGTGCACTGTTCTCGgaaaaatattcggaatttcctaggaaattttttcggaattttctagCAAAACTCTTCGAGACTTCCTCACAAAATTCTTCAAGCGGAAATAATACACTTATCACATCAaacaaagttgaagaatgagaaattttaaaagaaggagtaattactatgaaacaatattttgaatatccagatagttctgttagagataaaaagattATTGATTTAAGAAATAAATTAAGCTTGTtttgtgcgagattgattctctccgtttcagtttcttgtctatttcgactttttgtctatTTCGAACTTTtatctctttcgaccttttgtccatttcgaccttttgttcttttcgaccttttgtctctttcgaccttttgtcacgtTCGgggttttgtcctttcgaccttttgtcgctttcgatcttttgttcttttcgaccatttgtcccttcgaccttttgtctttcgaattcttgtctttcgactttttatcctttcgactttttgtctttcgaccttttgtcactaACCCCTTTCGATGAAAACATTcccaataaattatattttcgcgcctctaaattttattttaaatttaaataaaaaattcaaaaacattcCACAATTGAATTTTGGTTCGACATTTGCCCGATTTCCTACCAATATCAAGCcaattgggggcagcagggactatgtccaagggcttgacgatccctccctaagccatctgcgagttgtggcgcctgcctaggatgtggtggggtttgacagtgggtcctgttaaacctctataaaaagctgcatgaatccgcaagtaggctccgccaaagcgaccgtgtgccgctcaaagcgcacaagcccaagtcctggtgttaggtgggacgctaaacagccctgacacgacggccctccgacgagacaggaggtttgcgcaggcccaataagccgcctttaaaaacaactattacgaacgacatagaagataatacgactcgatacaatcggcaacgacctaggcggcgaataaaggatcacgattggaagcttggaacatggaactgcaagtcgctaggtttcgcaggttgcgacaggataatctacgatgaattacatccccggaacttcgatgtcgtagcgctgcaggaaatctgctggacaggacagaaagtgtggaaaagcgggcatcgagcggctaccttctaccaaagctgtggtaccaccaacgagctgggaaccggcttcatagtgctgggaaagatgcgccaacgcgtgattgggtggcagccaatcaacgcaaggatgtgcaagctgaggataaaaggccgtttcttcaactatagcatcatcaacgtgcactgcccacacaaagggagatccgacgacgagaaagaagcgttctatgcgcagctggagcagacatacgatgggacgtcaaaatcgtcatcggtgacatgaacgctcaggtaggaagggaggaaatgtatagaccggtcatcggaccggatagtctgcataccgtatcgaacgacaacggccaacgatgcataaactttgcagcctaccgtggaatggtagtccgaagcactttcttcccccgcaagaatatccacaaggccacatggaaatcacctaatcaagtaacggaaaaccaaatcgaccacgttataatcgacggtaaattcttttccgacatcacgaacgtacgcacttaccgcagtgcgaatattgaatccgaccactacctcgttgcagtatgtctgcgctcaaaactctcgacggtgatcaacacgcgtcggaggcgTCCGCCacagctaaacattgggcggctacaagacggtagactagcccaagactacgcgcagcagctggaagtggcactcccaacggaagagcagctaggcgcagcatctcttgaagatgtctggagagatattcgatccgccattggaagcaccgcaaccgctgcactaggcacgctggctccggatcagagaaacgactggtatgacggcggcgaatgtgagcagttagttggggagaagaatgcagcatgggcgagattgctgcaacaccgcacgagggcgaacgaggcacgatacaaacgggcgcggaacagacaaaactcgattttccggaggaaaaagcgtcagcaggaaaatcgagaccgtgaagagacggagcaactgaaccgcgctaataacgcacgaaagttctatgagaagttgaaccgttcacgtaagggccacgtgccacagcccgatatgtgtaaggacataaacgggaaccttcttacaaacgagtgtgaggtgatccaaaggtggcggcagcactacgaagagcacctgaatggcgatatggcagacaacggtggcggtatggtaatgaacctaggagcacgcgcgcaggacatgcaacttccggctccgaatctccaggaaatccaggaggagatcggccggctgaaaaacaacaaagcccctggagttgaccaactaccaggagagctgtttaaacacggtggtgaagcactggctagagcgctgcactgggtgattaccaaggtttgggaggatgaggttctgccgcaggagtggatggaaggtgtcgtgtcccatctacaaaagggcgataagctggattgtagcaactaccgcgcaatcacattgctgaacgccgcctacaaggtactctcccaaattttatgcagccgactaacaccaattgcaagagagttcgtggggcagtaccaggcgggatttatggatgaacgctctaccacagaccatcatctatttatcggcttcaaagccgcatatgatacaatctatcgggaccagctatggcagctaatgcacgaaaacggatttccggataaactgatacggttgatcaaggcgacgatggatcgggtgatgtgcgtagttcgagtttcaggggcattctcgagtcccttcaaaacgcgtagagggttacggcaaggtgatggtctcacgtgtctgctattcatcatcgctttggagggagtaatacgaagggcagggattgacacgagtggtacgattttcacgaagtccgtccagttatttggttttgccgacgacattgatatcatggcacgtaactttgagaggatggaggaagcctacatcagactgaaaagcgaagctaaacggattggactagtcatcaatacgtcgaagacgaagtacatgataggaagaggctgaTAGgaagaggtcaatgtaagccacccaccacgagtttctatcggtggtgacgaaatcgaggtgattgaagaattcgtgtacttgggctcactggtgaccgccgataacgataccagctgagaaattcggaggcacatagtgactggaaatcgtacgtactttggactccgtaagacgctccgatcgaatagagttcgccgccgtaccaaactgactatctacaaaacgcttataagaccggtagttctctacggacacgagacctggacgatgctcgtgggagtttttgaaaggaaagtgttgcgtaccatctatggtggggtgcagatggcggacggtacgtggaggaggcgaatgaaccacgagttacatcagctgttggaagaaccatccatcgttcacaccgcaaaaatcggaagactgcgggaacaagaaggcgaggtgcacagcgggcaaggtggatcgatcaggtggaggacgatttgcggacccttcgcagactgcgtggttggcgaagtgcagccatggaccgagctgaatggaaaagacttttatgtgcagcacaggccactccggccttagtctgataataaataaataatatcaaGCCAATTCTCTGCGGCGcttttctgcattttttcttTTCGATCTTTAAAATAGTGAGTGGccataaaaatgtttttttttgggaaagttggccttaaatcagtcataaaaacaaCTGCGACAATAAACGAGatgaaatataataaatatataaataaaatatataaataaaagttGACTATGTTACCGTGACTATATGATAACAGTGCCATCAAATGTCAAAATTGCaacatagagcttgctgacgtttgatcatctttctcttgtgcGTGCATAGaatggataggatttgttttcatcaggaaacgcttcggaagcgtttcccgatgaaaacaaatcctatcccctccgtgcgcgtgcaagagaaagacgaTCAGATGCAGCAAACCTTATAATCATCTGTCACTGACTGTCAGTGTTCCAAACAAGCATGAAACCTGTCAAACGTAGCACATGGCGGTACTCTTCTTATAGGGCTCTAGGTCTAGACTAAAGGTGTTACGAGTTACacaaatataattttaattctTATGTATTATGTGATCATTGGTTATTTTTGCGTAAAATATAATTGACTCGAATGGCAGACCAAATTTTAGAAGgtgtaaattttaattttagtagaaaattttgacatttgttttgccATCACAGcggatatatgaaaaaaaaatccattgattatttagaaaaaaaaatatgatgaagatccggaagaattttcgttaaaaaatatttggaaatatacgtaaaaaatagaaataatttCTTTCGCAAATAAAATAGATTCATGTTTGGCGTCCTATGCATTGCAGTTGATCTGTAATACCAACAAGTAAAATATGAGCAATTGAGGAAGCTAAAAATTGCTTGAAATTC comes from Armigeres subalbatus isolate Guangzhou_Male chromosome 2, GZ_Asu_2, whole genome shotgun sequence and encodes:
- the LOC134212070 gene encoding monocarboxylate transporter 10 isoform X1; the protein is MAETVKIVNGETKAGTIVNGSASNGHLAKLVKNGSTPAMEEVHDPPDGGARAWLVMLGAFLCNGVLFGVINTYSVIYLSLQKQLHDLGDTEASSKAALVGSLTIGTTFLLSPVSGILTDKIGLRLTTLIGGVLTCGGMFLSSFFTNNVSALYFTYGIMFGLGAALAYTPSLAILGHYFKKYLGMVNGIVTAGSSVFTAIMPVLLNKLVQETGLATSFRVLSVISSFVIFCALLYKPLQPIQPPPRVKPGRSRLNTVLRSFINFDNWKKKKYIIWALSIPIALFGYFVPYVHMGKFVLDSFPGEGENLPVMCIGITSGLGRLIFGFIADLPGINRVLLQQIAFVLIGTMTMCLPATGSFTLLLVIALAMGLFDGCFISLLGPIAYDLCGPRGATQAIGFLLGLCSVPLTIGPPVAGMLYDHTGSYKLPLILAGIPPLFGASTMFLIRCVKDDNSDAVLKDSTHQPLAQPAWDCENAADVKTNGHVREERRATLASSGINMKSPLLSNVAVSSLVLESYIPGYPNTHRQRKYSYSNL
- the LOC134212070 gene encoding monocarboxylate transporter 10 isoform X2, encoding MAETVKIVNGETKAGTIVNGSASNGHLAKLVKNGSTPAMEEVHDPPDGGARAWLVMLGAFLCNGVLFGVINTYSVIYLSLQKQLHDLGDTEASSKAALVGSLTIGTTFLLSPVSGILTDKIGLRLTTLIGGVLTCGGMFLSSFFTNNVSALYFTYGIMFGLGAALAYTPSLAILGHYFKKYLGMVNGIVTAGSSVFTAIMPVLLNKLVQETGLATSFRVLSVISSFVIFCALLYKPLQPIQPPPRVKPGRSRLNTVLRSFINFDNWKKKKYIIWALSIPIALFGYFVPYVHMGKFVLDSFPGEGENLPVMCIGITSGLGRLIFGFIADLPGINRVLLQQIAFVLIGTMTMCLPATGSFTLLLVIALAMGLFDGCFISLLGPIAYDLCGPRGATQAIGFLLGLCSVPLTIGPPVAGMLYDHTGSYKLPLILAGIPPLFGASTMFLIRCVKDDNSDAVLKDSTHQPLAQPAWDCENAADVKTNGHVREERRATLASSESLTAGIN